The Triticum aestivum cultivar Chinese Spring chromosome 3A, IWGSC CS RefSeq v2.1, whole genome shotgun sequence genome includes a region encoding these proteins:
- the LOC123058598 gene encoding uncharacterized protein, translating into MTTKAKLGELMWEHRLRAAAAVAFLAVAVVSISAVGPRLGAVVSFFWPLLVSTGFFLVAITVLLRISPPPSGAEESGKEIIDFVAGCRPEHLLPEASATVEVPPEPEI; encoded by the coding sequence ATGACGACCAAGGCGAAGCTCGGGGAGCTAATGTGGGAGCACCGgctgcgtgcggcggcggcggtggcgttcctcgccgtcgccgtggtgtCGATCTCCGCCGTCGGGCCCAGGCTCGGCGCCGTGGTCTCCTTCTTCTGGCCGCTGCTCGTCTCCACGGGCTTCTTCCTCGTGGCCATCACCGTGCTGCTCCGGATCTCGCCGCCGCCCAGCGGCGCGGAGGAGTCCGGCAAGGAGATCATCGACTTCGTCGCCGGGTGCCGCCCCGAGCACCTCCTCCCGGAGGCGTCCGCCACCGTGGAGGTGCCGCCGGAGCCGGAGATCTGA
- the LOC123062138 gene encoding UDP-arabinopyranose mutase 1, which yields MAPLLKDELDIVIPTIRNLEFLEMWRPFFEPYHLIIVQDGDPTRTVMVPEGFDYELYNRNDINRILGPKASCISFKDSACRCFGYMVSKKKYVYTIDDDCFVAKDPTGKDIDALAKHIQNLLCPSTPLFFNTLYDPYQEGADFVRGYPFSLREGVPTAVSHGLWLNIPDYDAPTQLVKPRERNGRYVDAVMTIPKGSLFPMCGMNLAFDRELIGPAMYFGLMGDGQPIGRYDDMWAGWCVKVICDHLGLGVKTGLPYIWHSKASNPFVNLKKEYKGIFWQEDIIPFFQAAKLTKECDTVQKCYISLSQQVREKLGKIDPYFTKLADAMVTWIEAWDMLNSKDSKDSKEADANGKLKGK from the exons ATGGCGCCACTCCTCAAGGACGAGCTGGACATCGTCATCCCGACGATCCGGAACCTGGAGTTCCTCGAGATGTGGCGGCCCTTCTTCGAGCCGTACCACCTCATCATCGTGCAGGACGGCGACCCCACCAGGACCGTCATGGTGCCCGAGGGCTTCGACTACGAGCTCTACAACCGCAACGACATCAACCGCATCCTCGGCCCCAAGGCCTCCTGCATCTCCTTCAAGGACTCCGCCTGCCGCTGCTTCGGCTACATGGTCTCCAAGAAGAAGTACGTCTACACCATCGACGACGACTGCTTC GTGGCCAAGGACCCCACGGGCAAGGACATCGACGCGCTGGCCAAGCACATCCAGAACCTGCTCTGCCCCTCCACGCCGCTCTTCTTCAACACCCTGTACGACCCCTACCAGGAGGGCGCCGACTTCGTGCGCGGCTACCCGTTCAGCCTCCGGGAGGGCGTGCCCACCGCCGTGTCGCACGGCCTCTGGCTCAACATCCCCGACTACGACGCCCCCACGCAGCTGGTCAAGCCGCGGGAGCGCAACGGCAGGTACGTCGACGCCGTCATGACCATCCCCAAGGGCTCCCTCTTCCCCATGTGCGGCATGAACCTCGCCTTCGACCGCGAGCTCATCGGCCCGGCCATGTACTTCGGCCTCATGGGCGACGGCCAGCCCATCGGACGCTACGACGACATGTGGGCCGGCTGGTGCGTCAAG GTGATCTGCGACCACCTTGGGCTGGGAGTCAAGACGGGGCTGCCCTACATCTGGCACAGCAAGGCCAGCAACCCGTTCGTGAACCTGAAGAAGGAGTACAAGGGCATCTTCTGGCAGGAGGACATCATCCCCTTCTTCCAGGCCGCGAAGCTGACCAAGGAATGCGACACCGTGCAGAAGTGCTACATCTCGCTCTCGCAGCAGGTCAGGGAGAAGCTCGGCAAGATCGACCCCTACTTCACCAAGCTCGCCGACGCCATGGTCACCTGGATCGAGGCCTGGGACATGCTCAACTCCAAGGACTCCAAGGACTCCAAGGAGGCCGACGCCAACGGCAAGCTCAAGGGGAAGTAG
- the LOC123062140 gene encoding uncharacterized protein C9orf85 homolog: MSKRAGPPKHQNTYAWKPNLGRKINETEPGGRFRPLSEITGVCQRCRDQIDWKRKYGKYKPIVEPAKCQKCSKRNVRQAYHNVCTGCSKELGICAKCCTSVKHLVGRDAEEANSERKELEEAIRYARERERRTLLRLMNKNKDEESGTSVPKIADRDREGDLFPVASLDEYAEQAVQKDESDEEDARDFVKD, translated from the exons atgtcgAAGCGAGCTGGTCCCCCGAAGCACCAGAACACCTACGCATGGAAGCCCAACCTCGGCCGGAAGATCAACGAGACC gagcccgggggcaggttccgGCCTCTGTCGGAGATCACCGGCGTCtgccagcgctgccgggaccaaaTCGACTGGAAGCGCAA atacgGCAAGTACAAGCCGATTGTTGAGCCTGCAAAATG CCAGAAGTGCAGTAAACGAAACGTCCGGCAGGCATACCACAACGTCTGCACAG GTTGCTCCAAGGAGCTTGGGATTTGTGCCAAGTGCTGCACCTCTGTTAAGCATCTTGTTGGAAG GGATGCTGAGGAAGCAAACAGTGAGCGCAAAGAACTAGAGGAG GCCATCAGATATGCTAGGGAGAGGGAACGACGGACACTTCTTCGCCTT ATGAACAAAAACAAGGACGAGGAGAGCGGCACATCAGTCCCGAAGATCGCAGACCGAGATCGGGAGGGCGACCTTTTCCCTGTTGCATCCCTTGACGAATATGCTGAACAGGCTGTACAGAAGGATGAGTCTGATGAAGAAGATGCCAGGGATTTTGTGAAAGATTAA
- the LOC123062139 gene encoding RHOMBOID-like protein 12, mitochondrial: MAMRRRLPQFQALLAQQAVRSAIPKPRPLANPHSRLLHCPSTPAAACRSPLSHSLWRSPGSAGTLLPVSAAAVAAAARAAAKRWLTARAAGSLELFSLQRRRSSDLLSSSSTFLRRVPWGRWLPSADGMVLMLMGANVAVYMLWHMASPDFMRDHFSISLDNLKSGRLHTLLTNAFSHYDSGHLFGNMMGLYFFGSNISSAFGPAFLLKLYIAGALVGSTFFLVDKAFIAPRRQIYAGWDVLRSNALGASAAVNAIMLLHIFLKPKGLIYLYMVIPVPAALVGVAWIGLDLWRVNKGQSQTSGASHLGGTLVAALMWARIRKGWI, from the exons ATGGCGATGCGGAGGAGGCTGCCGCAGTTCCAGGCCCTCCTCGCGCAGCAAGCCGTCCGCAGCGCCATCCCCAAACCCAGACCCCTAGCCAACCCCCAcagccgcctcctccactgcccctCCACGCCAGCAGCCGCCTGCCGCTCGCCGCTGTCCCACTCCCTCTGGCGCAGCCCAGGAAGCGCCGGGACGCTCCTGCCGGTGAGCGCGGCGGCCGTTGCGGCGGCCGCCCGGGCCGCCGCCAAGCGGTGGCTGACCGCGCGCGCCGCCGGGTCGCTTGAGCTCTTCTCGCTGCAGCGGAGGCGGTCCTCGGACTTGCTCTCTTCGTCCTCCACATTCCTCCGCCGCGTACCCTG GGGGCGCTGGCTACCATCAGCGGACGGGATGGTGTTGATGCTTATGGGCGCGAATGTGGCCGTCTACATGCTCTGGCACATGGCCAGTCCGGATTTCATGAGGGATCATTTCTCG ATTTCGCTGGACAATCTCAAGAGCGGGCGGTTGCACACATTGCTCACTAATGCCTTCAGCCACTATGACTCAGGTCACCTCTTCGGCAATATGATGGGTCTCTACTTCTTCGGTTCAAAT ATTTCGAGCGCGTTTGGCCCTGCTTTTCTGTTGAAGCTGTACATAGCAGGAGCACTTGTTGGATCCACATTCTTCTTGGTAGATAAGGCTTTTATAGCTCCAAGGAGACAG ATTTATGCGGGATGGGACGTGTTAAGAAGTAACGCGCTT GGTGCAAGTGCTGCAGTTAATGCCATTATGCTTCTTCACATTTTTCTCAAACCAAAGGGACTAATCTACCTTTACATGGTCATTCCTGTTCCAGCTGCCTTAGTG GGGGTTGCTTGGATTGGTCTTGATTTGTGGAGGGTGAACAAG GGTCAGAGTCAGACATCAGGTGCTTCTCATTTAGGGGGTACCCTAGTGGCTGCTCTTATGTGGGCTCGAATTAGGAAGGGCTGGATCTGA